From the Trichocoleus desertorum ATA4-8-CV12 genome, one window contains:
- a CDS encoding DegT/DnrJ/EryC1/StrS family aminotransferase, whose product MNIAAETIPFVDLTLQHQPIQTQIEQAIQSVLQQGDYVLGQALTEFELAFASACQTEHGIGVACGTDAIALGLQACGVGPGDEVILPANTFVATLIGVLRAGATPVLVDCELETGLMDLAAAAKAITPKTKVLLPVHLYGQMVPPRQLLELANAHNLLIFEDAAQAHLAERDGYRAGSVGIAAAFSFYPSKNLGAVGDGGMVVTRDAEVAQTVRSLRNYGASRKYFHTEYGTNSRLDTLQAAVLNVKLPHVAGWNRDRNQTAQYYDALLQPLHSEGLVPIVNQSGGGHVYHLYVLRVQDLCPLERKLIQEKLSAQGIQSGIHYPIPCHLQPAFQNLGYEKGDFPQAERLCQEILSLPMYPGLQPAQVERVVACLRSLVKAYPPAVSVQLCTPVVA is encoded by the coding sequence ATGAATATCGCTGCTGAAACGATTCCATTTGTTGATCTCACACTGCAACATCAACCCATTCAAACTCAAATTGAACAAGCAATTCAGTCGGTATTACAGCAGGGAGATTATGTATTAGGCCAAGCACTGACAGAGTTTGAATTGGCCTTTGCCAGTGCTTGCCAGACAGAACATGGCATTGGAGTTGCTTGTGGCACGGATGCGATCGCTTTGGGTTTGCAAGCTTGCGGGGTTGGCCCTGGGGATGAAGTGATTCTGCCAGCGAATACCTTTGTGGCCACCTTGATCGGCGTTCTACGGGCAGGGGCAACCCCAGTCCTCGTAGACTGCGAACTGGAAACAGGGCTAATGGATTTAGCTGCCGCTGCCAAAGCGATCACACCGAAAACTAAAGTGCTGTTGCCTGTGCATCTCTACGGCCAAATGGTGCCCCCACGCCAGCTTTTAGAGCTCGCCAACGCTCATAATTTGCTGATTTTTGAAGATGCCGCTCAAGCTCACTTAGCAGAACGGGATGGCTACCGAGCTGGTTCTGTGGGCATTGCTGCCGCCTTTAGTTTCTACCCCAGTAAGAACTTGGGGGCAGTAGGAGATGGTGGTATGGTAGTGACGCGAGATGCTGAGGTGGCTCAAACGGTGCGATCGCTACGCAACTACGGTGCATCCCGCAAATATTTCCATACGGAATATGGCACCAACAGTCGCTTAGACACGTTGCAAGCCGCTGTCCTGAATGTGAAATTACCCCATGTAGCTGGGTGGAACCGCGATCGCAATCAAACTGCTCAATACTATGATGCGTTGTTGCAGCCACTCCACTCTGAGGGTTTGGTACCCATCGTCAACCAGAGTGGCGGTGGGCATGTGTACCACCTCTATGTCTTGCGGGTGCAAGATCTGTGTCCCTTAGAGCGCAAACTCATCCAAGAAAAATTATCTGCCCAAGGAATTCAAAGCGGCATTCACTATCCGATTCCTTGCCACCTACAACCTGCTTTTCAAAACTTAGGCTATGAGAAAGGCGACTTTCCTCAAGCAGAAAGGCTTTGCCAGGAAATTCTCTCTCTACCCATGTATCCTGGCTTGCAACCCGCTCAAGTAGAGCGAGTGGTGGCTTGCTTGCGGAGCCTGGTCAAAGCGTATCCCCCCGCTGTCAGCGTCCAGTTATGTACTCCGGTAGTGGCTTAA
- the crtB gene encoding cyanoexosortase B — translation MLIRRKVPIAIERYLLSGAILSLLGLLYAPLLWHWVDGWLNKSISTEHEYFSHGLIGLPFAAYIAWNQRKEWWCLPEVNHPLGMGLLSLGAVFYLSGLSDLVNLSLPAILVGLCLWLKGIPGLKLQGFPLLLVFLATPTELPYLIAPYTLPLQHFIAAIAGFILNQFGMDVTVEQIYLYVGDRIVEVAPYCAGLKMLFTSLYVGLMLVYWTGTWTSRTKTSLFFLGTVVISISANILRNTILTFFHGTGQEKAFEWLHAGWGGDLYSACMLGLTVFLLTVIDQYFSSSPEFSSSEPSNSELSGS, via the coding sequence ATGCTAATTAGGCGAAAAGTTCCAATTGCGATCGAGCGATATTTGCTCAGTGGAGCAATTCTAAGTTTACTGGGGCTGCTCTACGCTCCTTTGCTGTGGCATTGGGTCGATGGCTGGCTCAACAAGAGTATCAGTACCGAGCATGAATACTTCAGCCACGGACTGATTGGCCTACCCTTTGCCGCTTATATTGCTTGGAACCAGCGAAAAGAGTGGTGGTGTTTACCTGAAGTCAACCATCCTCTAGGAATGGGTCTCTTAAGTTTAGGAGCCGTTTTCTACCTCAGTGGTCTCTCGGATCTAGTCAACTTATCTTTGCCAGCTATTTTGGTTGGCTTGTGTTTGTGGCTGAAAGGAATTCCAGGTCTGAAGCTACAAGGTTTTCCCCTCCTTTTGGTGTTTCTGGCCACTCCTACGGAGCTACCTTATCTAATTGCCCCCTATACCTTGCCACTACAGCATTTTATTGCCGCGATCGCAGGGTTTATTCTCAATCAGTTCGGTATGGATGTGACTGTTGAGCAAATCTACTTGTATGTAGGCGATCGCATCGTAGAAGTTGCGCCTTATTGTGCTGGCTTAAAAATGTTGTTCACCAGCCTCTATGTGGGCTTGATGCTGGTTTATTGGACAGGCACGTGGACTTCGCGAACTAAAACCAGCTTGTTTTTCCTCGGCACCGTCGTGATTAGCATCAGCGCCAATATTCTCCGCAACACCATATTGACCTTCTTTCACGGCACTGGGCAGGAGAAAGCTTTTGAATGGTTGCATGCAGGTTGGGGAGGTGACTTGTACTCTGCTTGTATGTTGGGGCTGACGGTCTTTTTATTGACTGTGATTGATCAATACTTCTCCAGTAGCCCTGAGTTTAGTAGCTCTGAGCCTAGTAACTCTGAACTGAGTGGCTCTTGA
- a CDS encoding polysaccharide export protein, with protein MSQASRIRQFRVFSLTSLYSVASTASFTTLIWAANARFLPEAAVGQTELQSLTIGQNPPNSNQPVGDRQPLPLVVPASPVAPAVQPLPSTFPTAPLPNSFPANPPNARTQFDLYRLGPGDAIGVIVNRFPDLSFTANVNPEGNITAPLLGTISVTGLTLEEVQERLRIGFNRYVIDPMVTVNLGAQRPVQVTILGEVTKPGFYPVPGGQPRISNALLAAGGATNRADLRAVQVRRTLIDGTVIEQKVDLFTPLANGGQLPNLRLEDGDAIVIPKLDIGIEQDYDRNLVARSTLSKQQITVRVLSYAGNGIGNINLANGSTFLDALTAISPNLENTRLKKIALIRFDQEQGKAITKELNAKKALMGDVSQNVPLQDNDVIVVGRNLVGRITYALNTFTQPFRDILGFLLFFDEISDSASDLFGPGSNDDNDD; from the coding sequence ATGTCCCAAGCTTCTCGGATACGTCAGTTTCGTGTCTTCTCACTAACCAGCTTGTATTCGGTGGCATCCACAGCCTCGTTTACGACTCTGATTTGGGCAGCTAATGCTAGATTTTTGCCAGAAGCAGCTGTTGGGCAGACGGAACTGCAGTCTTTAACTATTGGTCAGAATCCCCCTAATTCTAATCAGCCAGTTGGCGATCGCCAGCCGCTACCCCTCGTTGTCCCAGCAAGCCCTGTTGCACCAGCCGTACAGCCACTGCCTAGCACTTTTCCCACAGCACCACTGCCTAATTCCTTCCCTGCCAATCCACCCAATGCCCGAACTCAGTTCGATCTCTATCGACTAGGACCTGGAGATGCAATCGGTGTAATTGTTAATCGTTTTCCTGATTTAAGTTTTACAGCCAACGTCAATCCCGAAGGCAACATTACAGCACCACTACTAGGAACGATTTCGGTTACAGGTCTCACTTTAGAAGAAGTTCAAGAACGGTTGCGCATCGGCTTTAATCGGTATGTAATCGACCCAATGGTGACAGTCAACCTGGGAGCGCAACGCCCAGTGCAAGTGACCATTCTGGGAGAAGTTACCAAGCCAGGTTTTTACCCTGTGCCCGGAGGGCAACCTCGGATCTCAAATGCTTTGCTAGCAGCGGGCGGCGCTACAAACCGAGCCGACTTAAGAGCAGTTCAGGTGCGTCGTACTTTAATTGATGGCACCGTAATTGAACAAAAAGTTGATTTGTTCACCCCCCTTGCCAACGGTGGCCAACTGCCAAACCTGCGTCTAGAAGATGGAGATGCGATCGTCATACCTAAACTAGATATAGGTATAGAGCAGGACTATGACCGTAATCTAGTTGCCCGCTCGACCCTTTCAAAGCAACAAATTACAGTTCGAGTTTTAAGTTATGCCGGGAATGGCATTGGCAACATCAACCTTGCCAATGGCAGTACCTTCTTAGATGCTTTAACTGCAATTAGCCCCAATTTGGAGAATACCAGACTCAAGAAAATTGCTCTGATCCGCTTCGATCAAGAGCAAGGTAAAGCAATTACCAAAGAATTAAATGCTAAGAAAGCTTTGATGGGCGATGTTTCCCAAAATGTCCCACTCCAAGATAATGATGTCATTGTTGTGGGTCGTAATTTGGTGGGTCGAATTACGTATGCTCTAAATACGTTTACTCAACCATTCCGCGATATTTTAGGATTTTTATTGTTCTTTGACGAAATTTCCGATAGTGCTAGTGACCTCTTCGGCCCTGGTTCTAATGATGACAATGACGATTAA
- a CDS encoding two-component system response regulator yields MRFPVNGLELERPKILVVDDHPASRMTAVALLSVEGYDVLEADSGPAALTCVTEGNPDLILLDVMMPGMDGFEVCRRLKQDEQTRLTPVIFITALNDRRARLKGIEAGGDDFLTKPFDQLELSARVKSLVGQKRLNEDLDHAEQVLFSIARTVESRDPNTGDHCERLVMRVKAFGEYLNLSRSEVRDLMWAGYLHDIGKVGIPDAVLLKTAGFTPEEWEVMKQHVLIGEKICQPLRTMRGVLPIIRHHHERWNGSGYPDGLAGSDIPSLVQVFQLIDIYDALTHERPYKRAYSPEEAISILLEETDRGWRNPKLVKQFQDFVYQSEIKPLLSNPQVETVSHLLESPVS; encoded by the coding sequence ATGAGGTTCCCAGTGAACGGTCTTGAGCTAGAACGGCCCAAAATTCTGGTAGTAGATGACCACCCAGCCAGCCGGATGACGGCTGTGGCTTTACTTTCTGTGGAAGGATACGATGTTCTAGAAGCAGACAGTGGGCCTGCAGCTTTGACTTGTGTCACTGAGGGCAACCCTGACTTGATTCTCCTAGATGTGATGATGCCAGGAATGGATGGCTTTGAAGTGTGTCGTCGGTTAAAACAAGATGAGCAGACCCGGCTCACTCCAGTCATTTTTATTACCGCATTAAACGATCGACGGGCGAGACTCAAAGGGATTGAGGCAGGGGGAGACGATTTTCTTACGAAACCGTTTGACCAGTTAGAGCTATCGGCTCGTGTGAAGTCTTTGGTGGGCCAAAAACGGCTAAATGAAGACTTAGATCATGCTGAGCAAGTACTTTTTTCCATTGCTCGCACCGTAGAGAGCCGTGACCCCAATACTGGTGATCACTGCGAACGCCTAGTAATGCGGGTTAAAGCTTTTGGAGAATACCTGAATCTATCTCGGAGTGAAGTGCGAGACTTAATGTGGGCAGGGTACCTGCACGACATTGGAAAAGTTGGAATTCCGGATGCTGTCTTGCTAAAAACAGCGGGCTTTACTCCAGAAGAATGGGAAGTAATGAAGCAGCATGTGCTAATTGGGGAAAAGATTTGCCAGCCTCTGAGAACCATGCGGGGCGTGTTGCCAATCATTCGCCATCACCACGAGCGTTGGAATGGTTCGGGATACCCCGATGGGCTAGCTGGCAGTGACATTCCTTCTCTCGTCCAAGTCTTTCAGCTGATTGATATCTACGATGCCCTAACTCATGAGCGGCCTTACAAGCGAGCTTATAGCCCAGAGGAAGCCATCTCTATTTTGCTAGAAGAAACAGACAGGGGCTGGCGAAATCCTAAGCTAGTGAAACAGTTCCAGGATTTTGTTTATCAAAGTGAGATCAAACCGTTGCTCTCAAATCCCCAAGTTGAAACAGTTTCTCACCTGCTAGAATCACCTGTGAGTTAA
- a CDS encoding cyanoexosortase B system-associated protein — MTRSPTIMWSLPKSWQQLQLPKIAVLLLLLLLLGVGAAPSYFTGHWRWAHPPENLAFKQLRNLQKTELALPGWKTTKRQTVPIGGHKWLLQELQAQSLTVPSSLSKTEPARAVLLLTSPSGDNSQPEVEWMDINGFQRWNTDSARLSKFTVDVGDAFTSSIGPDNSSQTWSPVQVKARFLRGWNQQQTFAVLQWYSWPTGGSPAPSDWFWADRKAQLQNTRQPWVAVCLLIPIEPLGDIESAWPIAQSLAQRVQAALITGPLTAPLK, encoded by the coding sequence GTGACCCGTTCCCCTACCATCATGTGGTCTTTACCTAAATCCTGGCAGCAGTTGCAGTTACCTAAAATAGCTGTACTGCTGCTGTTGCTGTTGCTACTAGGAGTTGGGGCAGCCCCCAGCTACTTCACAGGGCACTGGCGTTGGGCCCATCCACCCGAAAACTTAGCCTTTAAGCAACTGCGAAACTTGCAGAAAACGGAATTAGCGTTACCTGGTTGGAAAACAACTAAGCGGCAAACGGTACCGATTGGAGGGCATAAATGGCTGTTACAGGAGCTGCAAGCTCAATCTCTGACCGTACCGAGCAGTTTGTCTAAGACTGAACCCGCACGAGCAGTACTTCTCCTGACTAGCCCTAGTGGGGACAATAGCCAGCCAGAAGTCGAGTGGATGGATATCAATGGCTTTCAGCGCTGGAATACAGATTCTGCTCGTCTGTCAAAGTTTACGGTAGACGTAGGAGATGCTTTTACAAGCAGTATAGGCCCGGATAACAGCTCTCAAACGTGGTCTCCTGTACAGGTGAAAGCTCGCTTTCTACGAGGCTGGAATCAGCAACAAACCTTTGCCGTCTTGCAATGGTATTCTTGGCCCACAGGTGGTAGCCCAGCCCCGAGTGATTGGTTTTGGGCAGATCGTAAGGCCCAACTGCAGAACACCCGCCAGCCTTGGGTAGCAGTCTGTCTACTGATTCCTATAGAACCTCTAGGCGATATCGAATCTGCATGGCCTATCGCTCAGTCACTGGCCCAAAGAGTGCAAGCTGCCTTAATTACAGGCCCACTCACAGCCCCACTGAAATAG
- a CDS encoding Dethiobiotin synthetase, whose product MDYETARSFLINQAQLTNANQDAFLLRLRQGKPPIPGQVTSVLLALKVVFEALRAAPSIDRELIYTLHILSLESRQQYESQRKSGVVWPPLLDEDITRIATAVKNIFADEWKSA is encoded by the coding sequence ATGGATTACGAAACCGCTCGCAGTTTTCTGATCAATCAAGCTCAATTGACCAACGCAAATCAAGATGCGTTTCTACTCCGTCTTAGGCAAGGTAAACCTCCCATTCCAGGGCAAGTTACCTCCGTATTGTTGGCTTTGAAAGTTGTATTTGAAGCCCTGCGAGCTGCGCCTAGTATAGACCGAGAATTGATTTACACTTTGCACATACTGTCTCTAGAAAGTCGCCAACAGTATGAATCGCAGCGCAAGTCAGGAGTGGTTTGGCCACCCCTACTTGATGAAGACATCACGCGAATTGCAACTGCCGTCAAAAATATTTTTGCGGATGAATGGAAGTCAGCTTAG
- a CDS encoding zinc-binding dehydrogenase has translation MLAALLYGQEDLRLEQVADPTPAPGEVVIQVATATTCGTDLKVWRRGGHAKMLRPPTLFGHEAAGPIVAIAADVTGWKIGDRVVANNSAPCLNCFFCHRQEYSLCPNLTFNNGTFAEYLRIPAPIVQQNLLPIPEDLPAELAAMTEPLACVLHGVARSNVKPGDRVVLLGDGAIGLMFVAALVNQGAEVFLFGGSDSRLQVGSKFGAAQTFNYRQVPDLPTRVRELTDGWGADVVIEATGVPAAWETAIACARPGATVNLFGGCPRDTTITVNTEQLHYSELTLKGVFHNTPHYVRAALALLASRTVPFELLISDRQPLEQLEQVFQDMKDRKVIKVAITN, from the coding sequence GTGCTAGCAGCGCTCCTGTACGGTCAAGAAGATTTACGGTTAGAACAAGTTGCTGATCCTACTCCTGCTCCGGGCGAAGTGGTGATTCAAGTAGCAACCGCAACGACTTGTGGCACAGACCTCAAAGTCTGGCGACGTGGGGGCCATGCCAAAATGCTGCGTCCTCCTACCTTGTTTGGGCACGAAGCGGCGGGCCCAATTGTCGCGATCGCGGCAGATGTGACTGGATGGAAAATTGGCGATCGCGTGGTGGCCAATAACTCCGCCCCTTGTCTCAACTGTTTTTTCTGCCACCGACAAGAATATTCGCTCTGCCCCAACTTAACGTTTAACAATGGCACCTTTGCGGAGTATCTAAGAATTCCCGCGCCGATTGTCCAACAAAATTTGCTACCCATCCCCGAAGATTTGCCAGCAGAATTGGCAGCCATGACCGAACCCTTGGCTTGTGTCTTGCATGGGGTGGCTCGCTCCAACGTGAAACCTGGCGATCGCGTCGTGCTGCTGGGGGATGGGGCGATCGGATTGATGTTTGTGGCCGCATTAGTTAACCAAGGTGCAGAAGTATTTTTATTTGGAGGTAGCGACTCACGCTTACAGGTTGGCTCTAAGTTTGGGGCAGCTCAAACCTTTAACTATCGGCAAGTGCCTGACCTGCCAACGAGAGTGCGAGAGCTAACCGATGGCTGGGGCGCTGACGTGGTGATTGAAGCAACAGGAGTTCCGGCGGCTTGGGAAACTGCGATCGCCTGTGCTCGTCCGGGAGCGACCGTAAATCTATTTGGCGGTTGTCCTCGTGATACCACCATTACCGTCAATACCGAACAACTCCACTACAGCGAACTGACGCTGAAAGGCGTTTTTCACAACACGCCTCACTATGTCCGTGCTGCTTTGGCCCTGCTAGCCAGCCGAACCGTGCCGTTCGAGTTGTTAATTAGCGATCGCCAACCACTCGAACAGTTAGAGCAAGTGTTTCAAGACATGAAGGACCGCAAAGTCATCAAAGTTGCGATCACAAACTGA
- a CDS encoding polysaccharide biosynthesis tyrosine autokinase, with product MTPPFVKRYLIALDRHKWAGLAGFALIMGASVLVAAQPEEAPTYVAQGALANNRPPVTFSETGTQIQAQGQVLSPEILLADNVVEAAASQVNAEPSEVKRNTTVEEPKKGKDNKDNNAGGSFIVTYRDGSDPTRAAEAAKALMNGMVEQSRLINTARLRAIIQELNQRLPQATKELRDAEQKLEQYDRREGPALVAAQNGNVITAIQNAEEQQRQLRLAMEGTMAQMRSLQQRLGLNPEQAYASSALSADPIIANLRAQIYQNESQIALLAQDLRSEHPTMIDLRNKQQAYEQMLQQRASEVVGGNQVAAPLLGGNQIRRDSSLDPARQQLANQLTALQTQLDTMRQQIASAARTEQEMRREYAVLPNKQLERTRLEQQATLKRAFYDRMQAALVDAKAAEAETASSLTIAKPPEVSQDVKAPKNAPLTLGIGALVGLLVGGGLILLLDSLEGKFYTLEDVREALRQREIAILGVLPLLPGADSYNGEIPVVVDPESPYADFYERLRSNLRRVEGKMLKVILVTSVVGQEGKTISAYNLAIASARAGKRTLIIETDLRSPSQARSLKITPDPDSVIEPLRYYGQFGDCIRLVPDIENLYIVPSTGPQRQAAAILESSEMRRLLEDVRGRFDVVILDTPSLSLCNDALLLEPYSDGMLLVTRPGYTEDSLLAEATDQLAESDFRLLGAIINGVDIPVQSIEPLEDDELIVQALDEPDAEDLEQVATGGRDYR from the coding sequence ATGACTCCCCCCTTTGTCAAACGTTATCTCATTGCTCTGGATCGACATAAATGGGCTGGACTTGCGGGTTTTGCCCTAATTATGGGTGCCTCTGTATTAGTAGCGGCTCAACCAGAGGAAGCGCCTACCTACGTCGCCCAAGGAGCGCTAGCTAACAATCGCCCCCCTGTGACATTTTCTGAAACAGGGACTCAGATCCAGGCGCAAGGACAAGTTCTCAGTCCAGAAATTCTCCTAGCCGATAATGTGGTTGAGGCTGCAGCCAGCCAGGTCAATGCTGAGCCGAGTGAAGTAAAGCGCAACACCACGGTAGAAGAACCTAAAAAGGGCAAAGATAACAAAGACAATAATGCAGGTGGTTCATTCATCGTTACCTATCGAGATGGTAGTGATCCAACGCGAGCCGCTGAGGCAGCTAAGGCATTGATGAATGGGATGGTGGAACAAAGTCGCCTCATCAATACAGCGCGTTTGCGGGCAATTATTCAGGAGCTCAATCAGCGTTTACCTCAAGCGACTAAAGAGCTGAGAGATGCAGAACAAAAGCTAGAGCAGTATGACCGCCGAGAAGGTCCTGCTTTGGTGGCGGCTCAAAACGGCAATGTAATTACGGCGATTCAAAACGCCGAGGAACAGCAACGGCAACTCCGCCTAGCCATGGAAGGGACAATGGCTCAAATGCGGAGCCTACAGCAAAGATTGGGCTTAAATCCTGAGCAAGCGTACGCATCCTCTGCTCTCAGCGCCGATCCAATTATTGCCAATTTACGAGCCCAAATTTACCAAAACGAATCGCAGATCGCGTTGCTGGCCCAGGACTTACGGTCTGAGCATCCCACAATGATTGATTTGCGCAATAAGCAGCAAGCTTACGAGCAGATGCTACAACAACGCGCTTCTGAAGTGGTGGGTGGAAACCAAGTTGCCGCACCATTGCTTGGTGGCAATCAAATTCGTCGAGACAGTAGCTTAGACCCAGCGAGGCAGCAGTTGGCCAACCAACTGACCGCTTTACAAACCCAATTGGATACCATGCGCCAGCAGATTGCGTCTGCAGCTCGAACTGAGCAAGAAATGCGGCGTGAATATGCCGTACTGCCTAACAAACAATTGGAGCGAACTCGCCTAGAACAGCAGGCAACTCTGAAACGTGCCTTCTATGACCGGATGCAGGCGGCTCTAGTTGATGCCAAGGCCGCAGAGGCAGAAACGGCTAGTAGTTTGACGATCGCGAAGCCCCCAGAGGTTTCGCAAGATGTGAAAGCTCCTAAGAATGCTCCTTTGACGTTGGGAATTGGGGCTCTGGTCGGGTTGTTAGTAGGCGGCGGCTTAATCTTGCTACTAGACTCTCTCGAAGGCAAATTCTACACCTTGGAGGACGTACGAGAAGCACTACGTCAGCGCGAGATCGCCATTCTGGGTGTTTTACCGCTGTTGCCTGGGGCTGATTCTTACAACGGTGAGATTCCAGTTGTAGTCGATCCAGAATCTCCCTACGCCGACTTCTACGAGCGCTTGCGGAGTAATTTACGCCGCGTCGAAGGCAAGATGCTTAAAGTGATCTTGGTGACGAGCGTAGTGGGTCAAGAAGGTAAGACCATTAGTGCTTACAACTTAGCGATCGCCTCGGCCAGAGCAGGCAAGCGGACTTTGATTATTGAAACGGATTTGCGATCGCCCTCTCAAGCGAGATCCCTTAAAATCACTCCAGATCCAGACAGTGTGATTGAACCGCTACGCTACTATGGCCAATTTGGCGACTGCATCCGTCTAGTCCCTGATATAGAAAACCTTTACATTGTCCCTAGCACCGGGCCACAACGTCAGGCTGCTGCGATTTTAGAGTCTAGCGAAATGCGCCGTCTGTTGGAGGATGTGCGAGGACGCTTTGATGTAGTCATTCTCGATACACCTTCGCTCAGCCTTTGCAATGATGCTCTCTTGTTAGAGCCTTATAGCGATGGCATGCTCCTCGTCACCCGACCCGGTTATACCGAGGATAGCTTGTTAGCTGAAGCCACTGACCAGCTGGCTGAATCAGACTTCCGGCTCTTGGGCGCTATCATCAATGGCGTGGACATTCCCGTACAATCTATTGAGCCTTTAGAGGACGACGAACTCATCGTTCAGGCACTAGATGAGCCAGATGCTGAAGACCTAGAGCAAGTAGCCACTGGTGGTAGAGACTACCGTTAG
- the glmU gene encoding bifunctional UDP-N-acetylglucosamine diphosphorylase/glucosamine-1-phosphate N-acetyltransferase GlmU, with translation MVAVAILAAGRGTRMKSNLPKVLHGLGGRSLVERVLNSLSEIEPSRRIVIVGYQGHLVQKALASFTDVEFVEQAEQKGTGHAIQQLLPHLAGFQDDLLVLNGDVPLLRPETLQQLLKTHQQHQNAATILTAQLPNPKGYGRVFCDSQNIVKQIVEDRDCTPAQKQNHRINAGVYCFRWPDLERVLPQLKANNDQQEYYLTDTVNFLEPVMSVDVEDYQEILGINDRKQLAGAYEILQTRVKDDWMDAGVTLVDPDSITIDETVQIEPDVVIEPQTHLRGKTTIRAGARIGPGSLIENSEIGEKVTVLYSVVTDSTVKSAARIGPYAHLRDHVEVGSGCRIGNFVEIKSSTLGDRTNVAHLSYLGNATLGERVNIGAGTITANYDGVNKHPTVIGDRTKTGSNSVLVAPVTLGADVTVAAGSVVTKDVSDDSLVIARARQVTRVGWRMKPQAGSEG, from the coding sequence ATGGTAGCGGTAGCAATTTTAGCGGCTGGACGTGGAACACGTATGAAGTCGAACTTACCCAAGGTTTTACATGGCTTGGGTGGGCGATCGCTGGTGGAACGGGTTCTTAATAGTTTGTCTGAGATTGAGCCATCTCGACGAATCGTAATCGTCGGCTATCAAGGGCATCTTGTCCAAAAAGCTTTAGCATCTTTTACCGATGTTGAGTTTGTAGAGCAGGCAGAGCAGAAAGGGACAGGGCATGCCATTCAGCAGTTATTGCCTCATTTAGCAGGTTTCCAAGACGATTTGCTAGTGCTGAATGGAGACGTGCCACTCCTGCGGCCAGAAACATTGCAACAGTTGTTAAAAACGCATCAGCAACACCAAAACGCTGCAACCATTTTGACGGCTCAACTGCCCAATCCTAAAGGGTATGGGCGGGTCTTCTGCGATAGCCAAAACATTGTGAAGCAAATTGTGGAAGACCGAGACTGCACTCCTGCCCAGAAGCAAAATCATCGAATTAATGCGGGGGTGTATTGTTTCCGATGGCCTGATTTGGAGCGGGTACTCCCCCAGCTAAAAGCAAACAATGATCAACAAGAGTACTACCTCACAGACACGGTGAACTTCTTAGAGCCAGTCATGTCGGTAGACGTGGAAGATTATCAAGAAATTCTGGGCATTAACGACCGTAAGCAATTGGCGGGTGCTTATGAGATTTTGCAGACTAGGGTAAAAGATGACTGGATGGATGCAGGTGTTACTCTGGTAGACCCAGACAGCATCACGATCGATGAAACCGTCCAAATTGAACCGGATGTGGTGATTGAACCCCAAACTCACTTGCGCGGCAAAACCACGATTCGTGCGGGCGCTCGTATTGGCCCTGGTAGCTTGATCGAGAACAGTGAGATTGGTGAAAAAGTCACCGTTCTTTACTCTGTTGTTACGGACAGTACGGTGAAGTCTGCGGCTCGGATTGGTCCCTATGCTCATCTTCGGGATCATGTAGAGGTAGGCTCTGGCTGCCGCATTGGTAACTTTGTCGAGATCAAGAGCAGTACTTTAGGCGATCGCACCAACGTAGCCCATCTGTCTTACCTCGGCAACGCAACTCTAGGTGAGCGAGTGAATATCGGGGCGGGTACCATCACCGCTAACTACGATGGGGTGAACAAGCATCCGACTGTGATTGGCGATCGCACTAAAACAGGTTCCAATAGCGTACTGGTAGCTCCCGTCACCTTAGGGGCAGATGTCACTGTGGCAGCAGGTTCCGTCGTGACCAAAGATGTCTCCGATGATTCTTTGGTGATTGCTCGTGCCCGTCAGGTGACGAGAGTGGGCTGGCGCATGAAACCGCAGGCTGGAAGTGAGGGGTGA